The proteins below are encoded in one region of Juglans microcarpa x Juglans regia isolate MS1-56 chromosome 4D, Jm3101_v1.0, whole genome shotgun sequence:
- the LOC121261175 gene encoding transcription factor MYB3R-1 isoform X1, which produces MEGDRKIHTPQDELGDGDQKTRPLHGRTSGPTRRSTKGQWTPEEDEVLQKAVQRFKGKNWKKIAECFKDRTDVQCLHRWQKVLNPELVKGPWSKEEDEVIIKLVNKHGPKKWSTIAQHLPGRIGKQCRERWHNHLNPAINKEAWTQEEELALIHAHQIYGNKWAELAKLLPGRSDNAIKNHWNSSVKKKLDSYLASGLLAQIPALPLVGHQNQHMLSSSLRMQSSGDDSGLKGIEAEEILECSQDSTIAVCFKSSSEMANSVLHTREEFMLTQGSGSAKEQSLSPPSCSDQYYTSLEDFSIPEFTCDADCSDKFLHQNFSHDAETSAGRDYQFSLHALPDISSLEVGQESSQLQTHCILYTNESHEMMNIACRTSEELRASTSMGDIAMDSYKQEPVLIPDDECCRVLFSEALNDGVFCGSLTKGSNIVPSGGCTDSFCCQSLSSIIPEAGGSSAVQFYCSSGSLMVTPCSQPGSLCSLQSVDCGAVLYSDEPNRLFETQEHGFVTSAHDGFIYTNDSADPPCNSDIDDTGMQEQPDILKEPSKLVPVNSFGSGSDITETCHSMCGRPEHQDAGALCYEPPRFPSLDIPFLSCDLIQSGGDTQQEYSPLGIRRLMMSSMNCVTPFRLWDSPSRDNSPDAVLKSAAKTFTGTPSILKKRHRELLSPLSDRRSDKKLEIDMTSRLTKDFSRLDVMFDESGTQKAPLLSPSPNCKRSSGASPEDKENFNHAFKGVKGKGRDGIASSADSNSQENIKRATVDVDIKNMADIESAAHVVQQPSGVLVEHNMNDLLLHSPDQVGSKADRLLGSSARTPRNQQPRSLAAASKQGISSTLSSGNPRAPVKSPAVCGKKHGSHSVVVTCVLSASSSAPLETTGHNVRNDAGVETFSIFGGTPFKRSIESPSAWKSPWFINSFLPGPRVDTEIAIEDIGYFMSPGDRSYDAIGLMKHISEHSGTAYANAQEVLGNETPKTLQKGTCNNHGNMDQEKTPHNRRSHLAPTVLTECRTLDFSECGTPGKGTENSKSSNAVINAFCVPNSPIIVHSAYMESIEGRHFLIKIYVKGELQAIVDKSD; this is translated from the exons ATGGAAGGTGACAGGAAAATCCACACTCCACAAGATGAGCTTGGCGATGGTGATCAGAAAACGCGACCTCTGCATGG GAGGACAAGTGGTCCTACAAGGCGTTCTACCAAAGGCCAATGGACACCAGAAGAG GATGAGGTTTTGCAGAAGGCTGTTCAGCGTTTTAAAGGAAAGAACTGGAAAAAAATAG CGGAGTGTTTCAAGGACCGTACTGATGTCCAATGCCTACATAGGTGGCAGAAAGTCTTGAATCCAGAGCTTGTCAAAGGTCCATGGTCTAAGGAG GAGGATGAAGTAATTATTAAATTGGTGAACAAGCATGGTCCAAAAAAATGGTCCACCATTGCACAGCATTTACCTGGACGTATTGGTAAGCAATGTCGTGAAAG GTGGCATAATCATCTTAATCCTGCTATAAACAAAGAAGCATGGACCCAGGAAGAGGAACTGGCTTTGATTCATGCACATCAGATTTACGGGAACAAATGGGCAGAGCTAGCAAAGTTATTACCAGGAAG GTCAGACAATGCCATAAAAAATCATTGGAACAGttctgtaaaaaagaaattggattCTTATCTGGCATCAGGTTTACTTGCTCAGATCCCAGCCCTTCCTCTTGTTGGACATCAAAATCAACACATGCTTTCATCATCTTTAAGGATGCAGAGTAGTGGAGATGATAGTGGTCTCAAAGGAATAGAAGCAGAGGAAATATTGGAATGCAGTCAAGACTCAACTATTGCAGTTTGCTTTAAGTCTTCAAGTGAAATGGCCAATTCAGTTTTACATACGAGAGAGGAATTCATGTTAACTCAAGGATCTGGTTCAGCAAAGGAACAAAGCTTGAGCCCACCATCTTGTTCCGACCAATATTACACATCTCTGGAAGACTTTTCAATTCCCGAGTTTACTTGTGACGCAGATTGCTCTGACAAATTTCTTCACCAAAACTTCTCGCATGATGCTGAAACTTCTGCTGGCAGGGATTACCAGTTTAGTCTGCATGCATTACCAGATATATCGTCATTGGAAGTGGGACAGGAGTCATCACAGTTGCAAACACATTGTATACTATACACTAATGAAAGCcatgaaatgatgaatattGCTTGTCGAACTTCAGAGGAGTTGAGAGCTTCTACTTCAATGGGGGATATAGCCATGGATTCTTATAAACAAGAGCCAGTGCTGATACCCGATGATGAATGTTGTAGAGTTCTATTTTCAGAGGCATTAAATGATGGTGTTTTCTGTGGAAGTCTCACAAAAGGCTCCAATATAGTTCCCTCAGGTGGATGCACTGATTCATTTTGTTGCCAATCATTAAGCAGCATTATACCTGAAGCTGGTGGAAGTTCAGCTGTACAATTTTATTGTTCTTCGGGGTCTCTAATGGTAACTCCATGCTCTCAGCCTGGGTCCCTATGTTCGCTTCAATCTGTTGATTGTGGTGCAGTTCTCTACAGTGACGAACCAAATCGGTTATTTGAAACTCAAGAACATGGGTTTGTCACTAGTGCCCATGATGGCTTTATCTATACCAATGACTCTGCCGATCCTCCTTGCAATAGTGACATAGATGACACAGGAATGCAAGAGCAACCAGATATTTTAAAGGAACCTTCAAAATTAGTCCCTGTAAATAGTTTTGGTTCTGGATCAGATATCACAGAGACGTGTCATTCCATGTGTGGAAGACCAGAACATCAAGATGCTGGAGCACTATGTTATGAACCCCCTCGTTTTCCAAGCTTGGATATTCCATTTTTAAGCTGTGATCTGATACAATCTGGCGGTGACACGCAACAAGAATATAGCCCACTTGGTATTCGCAGGCTTATGATGTCTTCCATGAACTGCGTTACCCCATTTAGGTTGTGGGATTCACCATCTCGTGATAATAGCCCTGATGCCGTGCTGAAAAGTGCTGCTAAGACCTTCACTGGTACACCGTCCATATTGAAGAAACGACACCGCGAGTTATTGTCACCATTATCTGATAGAAGAAGTGACAAAAAGCTTGAGATTGACATGACATCCAGATTGACCAAAGATTTTTCTCGCTTGGATGTTATGTTTGATGAAAGTGGGACACAGAAAGCACCTTTACTCTCTCCATCGCCCAATTGTAAAAGGAGTTCTGGAGCCTCCCCTGAGgataaagaaaatttcaatcATGCCTTTAAAGGGGTCAAGGGAAAGGGAAGAGATGGCATTGCATCTTCTGCTGATAGTAATTCGCAAGAAAATATAAAGCGGGCGACTGTTGATGTTGATATTAAGAACATGGCTGATATTGAATCTGCTGCCCATGTT GTCCAGCAGCCTTCTGGTGTCCTtgttgaacataacatgaatgaTCTGCTTTTACATTCTCCAGACCAAGTTGGTTCAAAAGCAGACAGGTTGTTAGGTTCAAGTGCTAGAACTCCAAGGAATCAACAACCTAGAAGCTTGGCAGCTGCATCAAAGCAAGGCATTTCTAGTACTTTATCTTCTGGAAATCCCCGGGCACCTGTTAAGTCCCCTGCTGTTTGTGGGAAGAAGCACGGAAGTCATTCAGTTGTAGTTACATGCGTACTGTCTGCTTCTTCATCAGCTCCCCTGGAGACTACTGGTCATAATGTTCGGAATGATGCTGGTGTTGAAACCTTTAGCAT ATTCGGTGGAACTCCATTTAAAAGAAGTATTGAATCCCCTTCAGCATGGAAATCCCCTTGGTTCATCAATTCTTTTCTGCCGGGCCCAAGGGTTGATACTGAAATTGCAATTGAG GATATAGGGTATTTTATGAGCCCAGGGGATAGAAGCTATGATGCCATTGGGTTGATGAAACATATAAGCGAGCACAGTGGTACTGCATATGCCAATGCTCAggaggttttgggaaatgaaacTCCAAAAACATTACAAAAGGGAACATGCAACAACCATGGGAATATGGACCAAGAGAAAACTCCCCACAATCGCCGTTCCCACTTGGCACCAACCGTATTG ACGGAGTGTCGAACCCTTGACTTCAGTGAATGTGGAACACCTGGGAAGGGAACAGAAAATAGCAAATCCTCCAATGCTGTA ATCAATGCTTTTTGTGTACCAAATTCCCCAATAATAGTGCATTCGGCGTACATGGAAAGTATAGAGGGCCgtcattttttaatcaaaatttatgtTAAAGGTGAATTACAAGCCATCGTAGACAAATCAGATTAA
- the LOC121261175 gene encoding transcription factor MYB3R-1 isoform X4, protein MDTRRAECFKDRTDVQCLHRWQKVLNPELVKGPWSKEEDEVIIKLVNKHGPKKWSTIAQHLPGRIGKQCRERWHNHLNPAINKEAWTQEEELALIHAHQIYGNKWAELAKLLPGRSDNAIKNHWNSSVKKKLDSYLASGLLAQIPALPLVGHQNQHMLSSSLRMQSSGDDSGLKGIEAEEILECSQDSTIAVCFKSSSEMANSVLHTREEFMLTQGSGSAKEQSLSPPSCSDQYYTSLEDFSIPEFTCDADCSDKFLHQNFSHDAETSAGRDYQFSLHALPDISSLEVGQESSQLQTHCILYTNESHEMMNIACRTSEELRASTSMGDIAMDSYKQEPVLIPDDECCRVLFSEALNDGVFCGSLTKGSNIVPSGGCTDSFCCQSLSSIIPEAGGSSAVQFYCSSGSLMVTPCSQPGSLCSLQSVDCGAVLYSDEPNRLFETQEHGFVTSAHDGFIYTNDSADPPCNSDIDDTGMQEQPDILKEPSKLVPVNSFGSGSDITETCHSMCGRPEHQDAGALCYEPPRFPSLDIPFLSCDLIQSGGDTQQEYSPLGIRRLMMSSMNCVTPFRLWDSPSRDNSPDAVLKSAAKTFTGTPSILKKRHRELLSPLSDRRSDKKLEIDMTSRLTKDFSRLDVMFDESGTQKAPLLSPSPNCKRSSGASPEDKENFNHAFKGVKGKGRDGIASSADSNSQENIKRATVDVDIKNMADIESAAHVVQQPSGVLVEHNMNDLLLHSPDQVGSKADRLLGSSARTPRNQQPRSLAAASKQGISSTLSSGNPRAPVKSPAVCGKKHGSHSVVVTCVLSASSSAPLETTGHNVRNDAGVETFSIFGGTPFKRSIESPSAWKSPWFINSFLPGPRVDTEIAIEDIGYFMSPGDRSYDAIGLMKHISEHSGTAYANAQEVLGNETPKTLQKGTCNNHGNMDQEKTPHNRRSHLAPTVLTECRTLDFSECGTPGKGTENSKSSNAVINAFCVPNSPIIVHSAYMESIEGRHFLIKIYVKGELQAIVDKSD, encoded by the exons ATGGACACCAGAAGAG CGGAGTGTTTCAAGGACCGTACTGATGTCCAATGCCTACATAGGTGGCAGAAAGTCTTGAATCCAGAGCTTGTCAAAGGTCCATGGTCTAAGGAG GAGGATGAAGTAATTATTAAATTGGTGAACAAGCATGGTCCAAAAAAATGGTCCACCATTGCACAGCATTTACCTGGACGTATTGGTAAGCAATGTCGTGAAAG GTGGCATAATCATCTTAATCCTGCTATAAACAAAGAAGCATGGACCCAGGAAGAGGAACTGGCTTTGATTCATGCACATCAGATTTACGGGAACAAATGGGCAGAGCTAGCAAAGTTATTACCAGGAAG GTCAGACAATGCCATAAAAAATCATTGGAACAGttctgtaaaaaagaaattggattCTTATCTGGCATCAGGTTTACTTGCTCAGATCCCAGCCCTTCCTCTTGTTGGACATCAAAATCAACACATGCTTTCATCATCTTTAAGGATGCAGAGTAGTGGAGATGATAGTGGTCTCAAAGGAATAGAAGCAGAGGAAATATTGGAATGCAGTCAAGACTCAACTATTGCAGTTTGCTTTAAGTCTTCAAGTGAAATGGCCAATTCAGTTTTACATACGAGAGAGGAATTCATGTTAACTCAAGGATCTGGTTCAGCAAAGGAACAAAGCTTGAGCCCACCATCTTGTTCCGACCAATATTACACATCTCTGGAAGACTTTTCAATTCCCGAGTTTACTTGTGACGCAGATTGCTCTGACAAATTTCTTCACCAAAACTTCTCGCATGATGCTGAAACTTCTGCTGGCAGGGATTACCAGTTTAGTCTGCATGCATTACCAGATATATCGTCATTGGAAGTGGGACAGGAGTCATCACAGTTGCAAACACATTGTATACTATACACTAATGAAAGCcatgaaatgatgaatattGCTTGTCGAACTTCAGAGGAGTTGAGAGCTTCTACTTCAATGGGGGATATAGCCATGGATTCTTATAAACAAGAGCCAGTGCTGATACCCGATGATGAATGTTGTAGAGTTCTATTTTCAGAGGCATTAAATGATGGTGTTTTCTGTGGAAGTCTCACAAAAGGCTCCAATATAGTTCCCTCAGGTGGATGCACTGATTCATTTTGTTGCCAATCATTAAGCAGCATTATACCTGAAGCTGGTGGAAGTTCAGCTGTACAATTTTATTGTTCTTCGGGGTCTCTAATGGTAACTCCATGCTCTCAGCCTGGGTCCCTATGTTCGCTTCAATCTGTTGATTGTGGTGCAGTTCTCTACAGTGACGAACCAAATCGGTTATTTGAAACTCAAGAACATGGGTTTGTCACTAGTGCCCATGATGGCTTTATCTATACCAATGACTCTGCCGATCCTCCTTGCAATAGTGACATAGATGACACAGGAATGCAAGAGCAACCAGATATTTTAAAGGAACCTTCAAAATTAGTCCCTGTAAATAGTTTTGGTTCTGGATCAGATATCACAGAGACGTGTCATTCCATGTGTGGAAGACCAGAACATCAAGATGCTGGAGCACTATGTTATGAACCCCCTCGTTTTCCAAGCTTGGATATTCCATTTTTAAGCTGTGATCTGATACAATCTGGCGGTGACACGCAACAAGAATATAGCCCACTTGGTATTCGCAGGCTTATGATGTCTTCCATGAACTGCGTTACCCCATTTAGGTTGTGGGATTCACCATCTCGTGATAATAGCCCTGATGCCGTGCTGAAAAGTGCTGCTAAGACCTTCACTGGTACACCGTCCATATTGAAGAAACGACACCGCGAGTTATTGTCACCATTATCTGATAGAAGAAGTGACAAAAAGCTTGAGATTGACATGACATCCAGATTGACCAAAGATTTTTCTCGCTTGGATGTTATGTTTGATGAAAGTGGGACACAGAAAGCACCTTTACTCTCTCCATCGCCCAATTGTAAAAGGAGTTCTGGAGCCTCCCCTGAGgataaagaaaatttcaatcATGCCTTTAAAGGGGTCAAGGGAAAGGGAAGAGATGGCATTGCATCTTCTGCTGATAGTAATTCGCAAGAAAATATAAAGCGGGCGACTGTTGATGTTGATATTAAGAACATGGCTGATATTGAATCTGCTGCCCATGTT GTCCAGCAGCCTTCTGGTGTCCTtgttgaacataacatgaatgaTCTGCTTTTACATTCTCCAGACCAAGTTGGTTCAAAAGCAGACAGGTTGTTAGGTTCAAGTGCTAGAACTCCAAGGAATCAACAACCTAGAAGCTTGGCAGCTGCATCAAAGCAAGGCATTTCTAGTACTTTATCTTCTGGAAATCCCCGGGCACCTGTTAAGTCCCCTGCTGTTTGTGGGAAGAAGCACGGAAGTCATTCAGTTGTAGTTACATGCGTACTGTCTGCTTCTTCATCAGCTCCCCTGGAGACTACTGGTCATAATGTTCGGAATGATGCTGGTGTTGAAACCTTTAGCAT ATTCGGTGGAACTCCATTTAAAAGAAGTATTGAATCCCCTTCAGCATGGAAATCCCCTTGGTTCATCAATTCTTTTCTGCCGGGCCCAAGGGTTGATACTGAAATTGCAATTGAG GATATAGGGTATTTTATGAGCCCAGGGGATAGAAGCTATGATGCCATTGGGTTGATGAAACATATAAGCGAGCACAGTGGTACTGCATATGCCAATGCTCAggaggttttgggaaatgaaacTCCAAAAACATTACAAAAGGGAACATGCAACAACCATGGGAATATGGACCAAGAGAAAACTCCCCACAATCGCCGTTCCCACTTGGCACCAACCGTATTG ACGGAGTGTCGAACCCTTGACTTCAGTGAATGTGGAACACCTGGGAAGGGAACAGAAAATAGCAAATCCTCCAATGCTGTA ATCAATGCTTTTTGTGTACCAAATTCCCCAATAATAGTGCATTCGGCGTACATGGAAAGTATAGAGGGCCgtcattttttaatcaaaatttatgtTAAAGGTGAATTACAAGCCATCGTAGACAAATCAGATTAA
- the LOC121261175 gene encoding transcription factor MYB3R-1 isoform X3, with protein sequence MEGDRKIHTPQDELGDGDQKTRPLHGRTSGPTRRSTKGQWTPEEDEVLQKAVQRFKGKNWKKIAECFKDRTDVQCLHRWQKVLNPELVKGPWSKEEDEVIIKLVNKHGPKKWSTIAQHLPGRIGKQCRERWHNHLNPAINKEAWTQEEELALIHAHQIYGNKWAELAKLLPGRSDNAIKNHWNSSVKKKLDSYLASGLLAQIPALPLVGHQNQHMLSSSLRMQSSGDDSGLKGIEAEEILECSQDSTIAVCFKSSSEMANSVLHTREEFMLTQGSGSAKEQSLSPPSCSDQYYTSLEDFSIPEFTCDADCSDKFLHQNFSHDAETSAGRDYQFSLHALPDISSLEVGQESSQLQTHCILYTNESHEMMNIACRTSEELRASTSMGDIAMDSYKQEPVLIPDDECCRVLFSEALNDGVFCGSLTKGSNIVPSGGCTDSFCCQSLSSIIPEAGGSSAVQFYCSSGSLMVTPCSQPGSLCSLQSVDCGAVLYSDEPNRLFETQEHGFVTSAHDGFIYTNDSADPPCNSDIDDTGMQEQPDILKEPSKLVPVNSFGSGSDITETCHSMCGRPEHQDAGALCYEPPRFPSLDIPFLSCDLIQSGGDTQQEYSPLGIRRLMMSSMNCVTPFRLWDSPSRDNSPDAVLKSAAKTFTGTPSILKKRHRELLSPLSDRRSDKKLEIDMTSRLTKDFSRLDVMFDESGTQKAPLLSPSPNCKRSSGASPEDKENFNHAFKGVKGKGRDGIASSADSNSQENIKRATVDVDIKNMADIESAAHVVQQPSGVLVEHNMNDLLLHSPDQVGSKADRLLGSSARTPRNQQPRSLAAASKQGISSTLSSGNPRAPVKSPAVCGKKHGSHSVVVTCVLSASSSAPLETTGHNVRNDAGVETFSIFGGTPFKRSIESPSAWKSPWFINSFLPGPRVDTEIAIEDIGYFMSPGDRSYDAIGLMKHISEHSGTAYANAQEVLGNETPKTLQKGTCNNHGNMDQEKTPHNRRSHLAPTVLTECRTLDFSECGTPGKGTENSKSSNAVVNYKPS encoded by the exons ATGGAAGGTGACAGGAAAATCCACACTCCACAAGATGAGCTTGGCGATGGTGATCAGAAAACGCGACCTCTGCATGG GAGGACAAGTGGTCCTACAAGGCGTTCTACCAAAGGCCAATGGACACCAGAAGAG GATGAGGTTTTGCAGAAGGCTGTTCAGCGTTTTAAAGGAAAGAACTGGAAAAAAATAG CGGAGTGTTTCAAGGACCGTACTGATGTCCAATGCCTACATAGGTGGCAGAAAGTCTTGAATCCAGAGCTTGTCAAAGGTCCATGGTCTAAGGAG GAGGATGAAGTAATTATTAAATTGGTGAACAAGCATGGTCCAAAAAAATGGTCCACCATTGCACAGCATTTACCTGGACGTATTGGTAAGCAATGTCGTGAAAG GTGGCATAATCATCTTAATCCTGCTATAAACAAAGAAGCATGGACCCAGGAAGAGGAACTGGCTTTGATTCATGCACATCAGATTTACGGGAACAAATGGGCAGAGCTAGCAAAGTTATTACCAGGAAG GTCAGACAATGCCATAAAAAATCATTGGAACAGttctgtaaaaaagaaattggattCTTATCTGGCATCAGGTTTACTTGCTCAGATCCCAGCCCTTCCTCTTGTTGGACATCAAAATCAACACATGCTTTCATCATCTTTAAGGATGCAGAGTAGTGGAGATGATAGTGGTCTCAAAGGAATAGAAGCAGAGGAAATATTGGAATGCAGTCAAGACTCAACTATTGCAGTTTGCTTTAAGTCTTCAAGTGAAATGGCCAATTCAGTTTTACATACGAGAGAGGAATTCATGTTAACTCAAGGATCTGGTTCAGCAAAGGAACAAAGCTTGAGCCCACCATCTTGTTCCGACCAATATTACACATCTCTGGAAGACTTTTCAATTCCCGAGTTTACTTGTGACGCAGATTGCTCTGACAAATTTCTTCACCAAAACTTCTCGCATGATGCTGAAACTTCTGCTGGCAGGGATTACCAGTTTAGTCTGCATGCATTACCAGATATATCGTCATTGGAAGTGGGACAGGAGTCATCACAGTTGCAAACACATTGTATACTATACACTAATGAAAGCcatgaaatgatgaatattGCTTGTCGAACTTCAGAGGAGTTGAGAGCTTCTACTTCAATGGGGGATATAGCCATGGATTCTTATAAACAAGAGCCAGTGCTGATACCCGATGATGAATGTTGTAGAGTTCTATTTTCAGAGGCATTAAATGATGGTGTTTTCTGTGGAAGTCTCACAAAAGGCTCCAATATAGTTCCCTCAGGTGGATGCACTGATTCATTTTGTTGCCAATCATTAAGCAGCATTATACCTGAAGCTGGTGGAAGTTCAGCTGTACAATTTTATTGTTCTTCGGGGTCTCTAATGGTAACTCCATGCTCTCAGCCTGGGTCCCTATGTTCGCTTCAATCTGTTGATTGTGGTGCAGTTCTCTACAGTGACGAACCAAATCGGTTATTTGAAACTCAAGAACATGGGTTTGTCACTAGTGCCCATGATGGCTTTATCTATACCAATGACTCTGCCGATCCTCCTTGCAATAGTGACATAGATGACACAGGAATGCAAGAGCAACCAGATATTTTAAAGGAACCTTCAAAATTAGTCCCTGTAAATAGTTTTGGTTCTGGATCAGATATCACAGAGACGTGTCATTCCATGTGTGGAAGACCAGAACATCAAGATGCTGGAGCACTATGTTATGAACCCCCTCGTTTTCCAAGCTTGGATATTCCATTTTTAAGCTGTGATCTGATACAATCTGGCGGTGACACGCAACAAGAATATAGCCCACTTGGTATTCGCAGGCTTATGATGTCTTCCATGAACTGCGTTACCCCATTTAGGTTGTGGGATTCACCATCTCGTGATAATAGCCCTGATGCCGTGCTGAAAAGTGCTGCTAAGACCTTCACTGGTACACCGTCCATATTGAAGAAACGACACCGCGAGTTATTGTCACCATTATCTGATAGAAGAAGTGACAAAAAGCTTGAGATTGACATGACATCCAGATTGACCAAAGATTTTTCTCGCTTGGATGTTATGTTTGATGAAAGTGGGACACAGAAAGCACCTTTACTCTCTCCATCGCCCAATTGTAAAAGGAGTTCTGGAGCCTCCCCTGAGgataaagaaaatttcaatcATGCCTTTAAAGGGGTCAAGGGAAAGGGAAGAGATGGCATTGCATCTTCTGCTGATAGTAATTCGCAAGAAAATATAAAGCGGGCGACTGTTGATGTTGATATTAAGAACATGGCTGATATTGAATCTGCTGCCCATGTT GTCCAGCAGCCTTCTGGTGTCCTtgttgaacataacatgaatgaTCTGCTTTTACATTCTCCAGACCAAGTTGGTTCAAAAGCAGACAGGTTGTTAGGTTCAAGTGCTAGAACTCCAAGGAATCAACAACCTAGAAGCTTGGCAGCTGCATCAAAGCAAGGCATTTCTAGTACTTTATCTTCTGGAAATCCCCGGGCACCTGTTAAGTCCCCTGCTGTTTGTGGGAAGAAGCACGGAAGTCATTCAGTTGTAGTTACATGCGTACTGTCTGCTTCTTCATCAGCTCCCCTGGAGACTACTGGTCATAATGTTCGGAATGATGCTGGTGTTGAAACCTTTAGCAT ATTCGGTGGAACTCCATTTAAAAGAAGTATTGAATCCCCTTCAGCATGGAAATCCCCTTGGTTCATCAATTCTTTTCTGCCGGGCCCAAGGGTTGATACTGAAATTGCAATTGAG GATATAGGGTATTTTATGAGCCCAGGGGATAGAAGCTATGATGCCATTGGGTTGATGAAACATATAAGCGAGCACAGTGGTACTGCATATGCCAATGCTCAggaggttttgggaaatgaaacTCCAAAAACATTACAAAAGGGAACATGCAACAACCATGGGAATATGGACCAAGAGAAAACTCCCCACAATCGCCGTTCCCACTTGGCACCAACCGTATTG ACGGAGTGTCGAACCCTTGACTTCAGTGAATGTGGAACACCTGGGAAGGGAACAGAAAATAGCAAATCCTCCAATGCTGTA GTGAATTACAAGCCATCGTAG